The following coding sequences lie in one Methanothermobacter sp. MT-2 genomic window:
- a CDS encoding small nuclear ribonucleoprotein, which produces MNSQRGNIQRPLDALGNSLNSPVLIKLKGDREFRGVLKSFDLHMNLVLNDAEELEDGEVTRRLGTVLIRGDNIVYISP; this is translated from the coding sequence GTGAATTCGCAAAGAGGTAATATACAAAGACCACTTGATGCGCTGGGTAATTCATTGAATTCTCCAGTTCTAATTAAACTGAAGGGTGACAGGGAATTCAGAGGTGTTCTTAAGAGTTTCGACCTCCATATGAACCTTGTGTTAAATGATGCCGAGGAACTGGAAGATGGTGAGGTTACCAGGAGGCTTGGAACAGTATTAATTAGGGGAGATAACATAGTTTATATATCTCCATAG
- a CDS encoding TOPRIM domain-containing protein, giving the protein MLDNRAPIDVRIIVEGASDVESVSRALQDVSLGSKYHITISSIIPTTSLEIAKRAVEGADIVLIATDADATGRELAEKFQRNLKGAVGHVERVKLPYGHDVEYIDPRLMMEEIKNAIIRAGLSSISNIRKLRKLEEKVNQYKNEIGELANENNNLETENANLANEIEKIQEEKEELKSKLEELDEKFTKLKEEYQEIKEKYKDLKGKNLLEIFPLHELWKDLFEEEPEDEEKIVKVADTLKTENLIIGQGYIAATSKEDAMACLRTIRTILILMNTEEE; this is encoded by the coding sequence ATGTTGGATAATCGGGCCCCTATTGATGTGCGCATAATAGTTGAGGGAGCATCTGATGTGGAGAGCGTTTCCAGGGCTCTTCAGGATGTTTCATTGGGTTCTAAGTACCATATAACAATCTCTTCTATAATACCAACCACAAGCCTAGAAATAGCTAAAAGGGCTGTTGAAGGCGCTGACATAGTCCTCATAGCCACAGATGCGGATGCAACCGGACGAGAACTTGCAGAGAAGTTCCAGAGAAACCTTAAAGGTGCTGTGGGGCATGTTGAAAGGGTGAAATTACCCTATGGCCATGATGTGGAATACATCGACCCCAGGCTAATGATGGAAGAGATAAAAAATGCTATTATAAGGGCGGGTTTATCCTCAATCTCCAACATAAGAAAACTTAGAAAACTCGAGGAAAAGGTAAACCAATATAAAAATGAAATAGGCGAATTAGCCAATGAAAACAACAATCTAGAAACTGAAAATGCCAACCTAGCCAATGAAATAGAAAAAATCCAGGAAGAGAAGGAGGAACTGAAATCCAAATTAGAAGAATTAGATGAGAAATTCACCAAACTCAAGGAAGAGTACCAGGAAATTAAAGAAAAATACAAGGATCTTAAAGGTAAAAACCTCCTTGAAATATTCCCCCTCCATGAATTATGGAAAGACCTTTTTGAAGAAGAACCAGAAGATGAAGAAAAGATTGTAAAGGTAGCAGACACCCTTAAAACTGAAAATCTGATCATAGGACAAGGTTACATCGCTGCAACCTCAAAAGAGGATGCGATGGCCTGTCTGAGAACCATAAGAACAATCCTGATTTTAATGAACACGGAAGAAGAGTGA
- a CDS encoding glutamine phosphoribosylpyrophosphate amidotransferase: MKDKCGIVGIYSSNKDKNIAPHIYYGLYALQHRGQESAGISTSNGKISYTHKGMGLVYEVFNGKKLKKLKGNVGIGHVRYSTTGKSRIENSQPFHTRIDGLDIAIAHNGDIVNSWELRRKLEKEGHTFKSTTDSEVITHLIRREYQKDNNIIKAIEKTSKQLIGSYSLVILFNHELYVVRDPLGIKPLALAEKNGTWMVASESVAFDVIGAEYQRDIQPGEIIHLNNKIESHIIKGSEKIRRAHCMFEYVYFARPDSIIDGRNVYEVRLNIGRALHREHPVDVDIVMPVPDSAITAAIGYSRESGIPYGEGLIKNRYVGRTFIMPTQEERETAVKLKMNPIKSELENKRIVLIDDSIVRGTTSKALIDVLKEAGAREIHLRIGCPPIISPCYYGIAMATKEELLASNKTIKEIEDILGVDSLGYLSIKSLVKAIGISKEDLCTGCLEGEYPTPIPSKIKN, from the coding sequence GTGAAGGACAAATGTGGTATCGTGGGCATATACTCCTCCAACAAGGATAAAAATATCGCCCCCCACATCTACTATGGACTCTACGCCCTCCAACACCGCGGACAAGAATCAGCGGGCATATCAACATCAAACGGCAAAATATCCTACACACACAAGGGAATGGGACTAGTATACGAGGTATTCAACGGCAAAAAACTGAAAAAACTCAAGGGAAACGTGGGAATCGGCCACGTAAGATATTCCACAACTGGAAAATCTAGGATAGAAAATTCACAACCATTCCATACTAGAATAGACGGCTTAGATATTGCTATAGCCCATAACGGTGACATAGTAAACTCATGGGAACTTCGAAGAAAACTAGAAAAAGAAGGCCACACCTTCAAATCAACCACAGACTCAGAGGTCATCACACACCTTATCAGGAGGGAATACCAAAAGGACAACAACATTATAAAAGCCATCGAAAAAACATCAAAACAACTCATAGGATCATACTCCCTCGTAATCCTCTTCAACCACGAATTATATGTTGTAAGAGACCCCCTTGGAATAAAACCATTAGCATTAGCAGAAAAAAATGGTACATGGATGGTGGCATCTGAAAGTGTTGCATTCGATGTCATAGGCGCTGAATACCAAAGAGACATACAACCAGGGGAAATAATCCACCTAAACAATAAAATAGAATCACACATCATCAAAGGCTCAGAGAAGATCAGAAGAGCCCATTGCATGTTCGAATACGTATACTTCGCACGACCAGACAGCATAATAGACGGCAGGAACGTCTATGAAGTCCGCTTAAACATTGGAAGAGCACTCCACAGGGAACATCCAGTTGACGTCGACATCGTAATGCCAGTACCAGACTCTGCCATAACAGCCGCAATCGGCTACTCAAGAGAATCAGGGATACCCTATGGTGAAGGCCTTATAAAAAACCGTTACGTTGGGCGCACATTCATCATGCCAACCCAAGAAGAAAGAGAAACAGCAGTCAAACTCAAAATGAACCCTATAAAATCAGAACTTGAAAACAAAAGAATAGTATTAATAGATGATAGCATAGTCAGAGGCACAACATCAAAAGCCCTCATAGACGTGCTAAAAGAAGCCGGAGCACGTGAAATACACCTAAGGATAGGGTGCCCTCCAATAATATCACCCTGCTACTATGGAATTGCAATGGCAACAAAAGAAGAACTCCTAGCATCCAATAAGACGATCAAAGAGATAGAGGACATACTAGGTGTTGACTCCCTAGGTTACCTGAGCATAAAATCCCTCGTAAAAGCCATAGGCATCAGCAAAGAAGATCTTTGCACAGGATGCCTCGAAGGAGAATACCCAACCCCAATACCATCAAAAATCAAAAATTAA